A DNA window from Haloactinospora alba contains the following coding sequences:
- a CDS encoding thioredoxin domain-containing protein → MSNRLTEATSPYLLQHADNPVDWHPWGQEAFDEARRRQVPVLLSVGYSACHWCHVMAHESFEDEATAEIMNARFVNIKVDREERPDIDAVYMEATQAMTGQGGWPMTAFLTPEGEPFYCGTYFPREHFHRLMDGVSRAWEQEHQGVLEQGRRVVEALSGPRSLGTGSAPGAETLDAAVTQLERDYDDANGGYGTAPKFPPSMVLSFLLAHHRRVAGRTGADTASLRMATGTAEAMARGGMYDQLGGGFARYSVDPHWTVPHFEKMLYDNALLLRGYTRLWRSTSDGMARRVALETADWMVRGLRTPQGGFASALDADSEGEEGRYYVWSPQTLRETLGDEDGAWAADLFGVTETGTFEHGASVLQLRADPEDWQRYQRVRAALLAARDQRVPPQRDDKVVAAWNGLAIAALAEAGALFDRPDLVENARTAAELLWEVHLRGGRLLRTSRDGTAGDSAGVLEDYADVAEGMLALHAVTGETRWATTAGALLEAVLEHFPDGEGGFFDTADDSEALFNRPKDPTDNATPSGQFAAAAALLTHAGLTGSTRHREAAERALAPVALLAEKAPRFAGWGLFAAEALLTGPPEVAVVGAAGDPATRELHTTALLHAPGATAITRGDGDDDGGIPLLTGRTLVDGAPAAYVCRDFTCELPATTPERLAEQLARV, encoded by the coding sequence ATGTCCAACCGTCTGACTGAGGCAACGAGCCCCTACCTGCTCCAACACGCCGACAACCCGGTGGACTGGCACCCGTGGGGCCAGGAAGCCTTCGACGAGGCGCGGCGGCGGCAGGTTCCCGTGCTCCTCTCGGTCGGCTACTCCGCCTGCCACTGGTGCCACGTCATGGCCCACGAGTCCTTCGAGGACGAGGCGACGGCGGAGATCATGAACGCGCGGTTCGTCAACATCAAGGTGGACCGGGAGGAACGCCCCGACATCGACGCCGTCTACATGGAAGCCACCCAGGCCATGACCGGCCAGGGCGGCTGGCCGATGACCGCGTTCCTCACCCCGGAGGGCGAACCGTTCTACTGCGGCACCTACTTCCCGCGTGAACACTTCCACCGCCTGATGGACGGGGTCAGCCGCGCCTGGGAGCAGGAGCACCAGGGCGTACTGGAACAGGGGCGCCGGGTGGTCGAGGCGCTCAGCGGCCCCCGGTCCCTGGGAACGGGCAGCGCTCCCGGAGCCGAGACCCTCGACGCCGCGGTGACCCAGCTGGAACGCGACTACGACGACGCCAACGGCGGGTACGGAACCGCGCCCAAGTTCCCGCCCTCCATGGTGCTGTCGTTCCTGCTGGCCCACCACCGCCGCGTCGCGGGCCGCACCGGCGCCGACACCGCCAGCCTGCGGATGGCGACGGGAACCGCCGAGGCCATGGCCCGCGGCGGCATGTACGACCAGCTCGGCGGCGGGTTCGCCCGCTACTCGGTGGACCCGCACTGGACCGTGCCCCACTTCGAGAAGATGCTCTACGACAACGCGCTGCTGCTGCGTGGCTATACCCGCCTGTGGCGCTCGACCTCCGACGGCATGGCGCGCCGGGTCGCGCTGGAGACCGCCGACTGGATGGTGCGCGGGCTGCGCACCCCCCAGGGCGGGTTCGCTTCCGCGCTCGACGCCGACAGCGAGGGCGAGGAGGGGCGCTACTACGTGTGGAGCCCGCAGACGCTGCGCGAGACGCTCGGGGACGAGGACGGCGCCTGGGCGGCCGACCTGTTCGGGGTGACCGAGACCGGGACGTTCGAACACGGGGCCTCCGTGCTCCAGCTGCGGGCCGACCCCGAGGACTGGCAGCGCTACCAGCGGGTCCGGGCCGCGTTGCTCGCCGCCCGCGACCAGCGGGTGCCGCCGCAGCGGGACGACAAGGTCGTCGCCGCCTGGAACGGGCTCGCCATCGCGGCCCTCGCCGAGGCGGGAGCGCTGTTCGACCGCCCCGACCTGGTGGAGAACGCCCGCACCGCGGCTGAACTGCTGTGGGAGGTCCACCTGCGGGGCGGCCGCCTCCTGCGCACCTCCCGCGACGGCACCGCAGGCGACAGCGCCGGGGTGCTGGAGGACTACGCCGACGTGGCCGAGGGGATGCTCGCGCTGCACGCCGTCACCGGTGAGACGCGGTGGGCCACGACCGCGGGAGCACTCCTGGAGGCGGTGCTGGAACACTTCCCCGACGGGGAGGGCGGGTTCTTCGACACCGCCGACGACAGCGAGGCCCTGTTCAACCGGCCGAAGGACCCCACGGACAACGCCACTCCGTCCGGGCAGTTCGCCGCGGCGGCCGCGCTGCTCACCCATGCCGGACTGACCGGCTCGACCCGCCACCGCGAGGCCGCGGAACGGGCACTGGCGCCGGTGGCCCTCCTGGCCGAGAAAGCCCCCCGCTTCGCCGGGTGGGGACTGTTCGCCGCGGAGGCGCTGCTCACCGGTCCGCCGGAGGTCGCGGTGGTGGGAGCCGCCGGGGACCCCGCCACGAGGGAGCTGCACACCACGGCACTGCTGCACGCCCCCGGCGCCACCGCGATCACCCGCGGGGACGGGGACGACGATGGCGGCATCCCGCTGCTCACCGGCCGCACCCTGGTGGACGGCGCCCCCGCCGCCTACGTGTGCCGCGACTTCACCTGCGAGCTTCCCGCGACCACCCCGGAACGGCTCGCGGAGCAACTCGCCCGGGTGTGA
- the mca gene encoding mycothiol conjugate amidase Mca gives MSERLRLMSVHAHPDDESSKGAATMARYVDEGAEVLVVTLTGGEAGSILNPAMDRPEIRDNIAEVRRKEMAEARQILGVHQEFSGFVDSGLPEGDPPPPLPEGCFAVQPLETASEPLVRSVRSFRPHVMVTYDDNGGYPHPDHIMTHKVSVEAFDAAGDPDRYPESGEPWQPLKLYYHVSFPLARFESLATVLHQHGMENPFADWVERIQERNFPQWEITTQIQCADYFETRDRALIAHATQIDPNGFWFAVPREIQREAWPYEDYHLARSVVDTSLPEEDLFAGVAEDVRTCNV, from the coding sequence TTGTCTGAGCGTTTGCGGCTCATGTCTGTCCATGCCCACCCTGATGACGAGTCGAGCAAGGGCGCCGCCACCATGGCGCGCTACGTGGACGAGGGCGCCGAAGTGCTTGTCGTCACCCTCACCGGAGGTGAGGCCGGCTCCATCCTGAACCCCGCGATGGACCGCCCGGAGATCCGCGACAACATCGCCGAGGTGCGCCGCAAGGAGATGGCCGAGGCACGGCAGATCCTCGGGGTGCACCAGGAGTTCAGCGGTTTCGTCGACTCCGGCCTGCCGGAGGGCGACCCCCCGCCCCCGCTCCCGGAGGGCTGCTTCGCGGTCCAACCCCTGGAGACCGCGTCCGAGCCCCTGGTCCGGTCGGTGCGCTCCTTCCGCCCCCACGTCATGGTGACCTACGACGACAACGGCGGTTATCCCCACCCGGACCACATCATGACGCACAAGGTCTCCGTGGAGGCGTTCGACGCGGCCGGCGACCCGGACCGTTACCCCGAGAGCGGCGAGCCGTGGCAGCCGCTCAAGCTGTACTACCACGTCTCGTTCCCGCTGGCCCGGTTCGAGAGTCTGGCCACAGTGCTGCACCAGCACGGTATGGAGAACCCCTTCGCCGACTGGGTGGAACGCATCCAGGAGCGGAACTTCCCGCAGTGGGAGATCACCACCCAGATCCAGTGCGCCGACTACTTCGAGACCCGCGACCGCGCCCTCATCGCGCACGCCACCCAGATCGACCCGAACGGGTTCTGGTTCGCGGTCCCACGGGAGATCCAGCGCGAGGCCTGGCCCTACGAGGACTACCACCTGGCGCGGTCCGTGGTGGACACCAGCCTCCCGGAGGAGGACCTCTTCGCCGGGGTCGCAGAGGACGTGCGAACATGCAACGTGTGA
- a CDS encoding DUF4307 domain-containing protein: MPDSPSASAPRSGTTPEGGRSQGKRPVLFIIGVLVAIVFTVGWGLALRSYGGSGTGVSTQTVAWKVVSDQEASITFQVSGDSPVSCLIKASDAQHVDVGQTEVDVAADDRNVTATVETVREASTVEVASCREQGSAK, translated from the coding sequence ATGCCCGACAGCCCATCCGCATCCGCCCCCCGCTCCGGCACGACGCCCGAGGGGGGACGCAGTCAGGGAAAGCGCCCTGTCCTCTTCATAATCGGCGTTCTCGTCGCCATTGTCTTCACTGTCGGATGGGGTCTGGCGCTGCGGAGCTACGGCGGTTCAGGAACGGGTGTATCCACCCAGACGGTCGCCTGGAAGGTCGTGTCCGACCAGGAGGCGTCCATAACTTTCCAGGTCAGTGGGGACAGTCCGGTATCCTGTCTCATCAAGGCGAGTGATGCCCAGCACGTCGACGTCGGCCAGACCGAGGTGGACGTCGCGGCCGACGACCGGAACGTCACCGCCACAGTGGAGACAGTTCGCGAGGCGTCGACGGTAGAAGTGGCCTCATGTAGGGAACAAGGTTCGGCAAAGTAA
- the greA gene encoding transcription elongation factor GreA, with product MTETRDDNVTWLTQEAYDRLKSELDHLSGPGRIEIADKIEEARAEGDLKENGGYHAAKEEQGKIEARITQLQEILRNARVGEAPRKEGTVGPGMTVTIKFEGDDEEITFLLASREESGAPIDVYSPKSPLGSAINGKKIGETTSYTLPNGGSISVDIIDAVPYGEK from the coding sequence GTGACCGAGACCCGCGATGACAACGTCACCTGGCTCACCCAGGAGGCGTATGACCGGCTCAAGTCCGAGCTGGACCACCTCTCGGGGCCTGGTCGCATCGAGATCGCCGACAAGATCGAAGAGGCCCGCGCCGAGGGGGATCTCAAGGAGAACGGCGGTTACCACGCCGCCAAGGAGGAGCAGGGCAAGATCGAAGCCCGGATCACGCAGCTCCAGGAGATCCTGCGCAACGCGCGCGTGGGGGAGGCTCCACGCAAGGAGGGCACCGTCGGCCCCGGTATGACCGTCACCATCAAGTTCGAGGGTGATGACGAGGAGATCACCTTCCTACTCGCTTCCCGGGAGGAGAGCGGCGCGCCGATCGACGTCTACTCGCCCAAGTCGCCGCTGGGCAGCGCGATCAACGGCAAGAAGATCGGCGAGACGACCAGCTACACCTTGCCGAACGGCGGGAGCATCTCGGTCGACATCATCGACGCCGTTCCCTACGGCGAGAAGTAA
- a CDS encoding RDD family protein yields the protein MRTLFIGVSYLLAVIVNFCYRWIPHGRSGQTWGKRITGIRLVKPETGQPPGLGSSFGREVIMGLLNAFGSVCGFALDLLWPLWDSRCQTLHDKAISTVVVRVR from the coding sequence GTGAGGACCCTGTTCATAGGGGTCAGCTATCTTCTCGCGGTGATCGTGAACTTCTGCTACCGGTGGATCCCGCACGGCAGGTCCGGCCAGACATGGGGCAAGAGGATCACGGGCATCCGGCTCGTGAAACCGGAGACCGGCCAGCCGCCCGGACTCGGCTCCTCCTTCGGCCGCGAGGTGATCATGGGTCTGCTCAACGCGTTCGGCAGCGTCTGCGGCTTCGCGCTGGATCTGCTGTGGCCGCTGTGGGACAGCAGATGCCAGACCCTGCACGACAAGGCGATCTCGACCGTCGTCGTACGCGTACGCTAG
- a CDS encoding RDD family protein has translation MASPSWNNPPPGYDYPGGYGYGGYGHPAGAPYGSPAAASQPLAEYGTRVCAYLLDCVFMLILMVVTSVLALGATMGLFYVLWPESFAGTGDEAMIPIIVSVIVMYPVMFGTAFCYRWIPHGRSGQTWGKRIMGIRLVKLETGQPPGLGSSFVRELLFQLLNMATCGAGNLLDLLWPLWDEPNRQTLHDKAVSTVVVAVR, from the coding sequence ATGGCTTCCCCCTCCTGGAACAACCCGCCCCCCGGATACGACTACCCGGGCGGCTACGGATACGGCGGCTACGGCCACCCCGCTGGCGCGCCGTACGGCTCCCCCGCCGCTGCCAGCCAACCACTCGCGGAATACGGCACCCGCGTGTGCGCCTACCTGCTGGACTGCGTGTTCATGCTGATCCTCATGGTGGTGACCTCCGTCCTCGCCCTGGGGGCCACCATGGGGCTCTTCTACGTACTGTGGCCCGAGTCGTTCGCCGGAACGGGCGACGAAGCGATGATCCCGATCATCGTCAGTGTCATCGTGATGTACCCGGTGATGTTCGGAACGGCGTTCTGCTACCGGTGGATCCCGCACGGCAGGTCCGGGCAGACGTGGGGCAAGAGGATCATGGGCATCCGGCTCGTGAAACTGGAAACCGGCCAGCCGCCCGGACTCGGCTCCTCCTTCGTCCGCGAGCTGCTCTTCCAGCTACTGAACATGGCCACCTGCGGCGCCGGCAACCTCCTCGACCTGCTGTGGCCGCTGTGGGACGAACCCAACCGCCAGACCCTGCACGACAAGGCGGTCTCGACCGTCGTCGTCGCGGTTCGCTAG
- a CDS encoding IS481 family transposase: MPHRNAPLTPTGRLRLARCVVQDGWTRRQAAERFNVAPKTAHKWAARYRDEGETGMADRPSRPHRQPSRTSAETEDDVVRLRRKHRLGPARLATRTRVAASTAHRILARRGLPPLAATDRATAEPVRRYERDRPGELVHVDVKKLGRIPDGGGWRALGRAAARPNKASAGTAFLHTALDDRSRLAYSEILADEKAATCAGFLRRAAAWFHGHGVRVQRVLTDNAWAYSKTTWRQICSELGISPRWTRPWRPQTNGKVERFHQTLAQEWAYTRPYASEAERQAAYPAFLDWYNYHRPHTGIGGRTPAERVPNLSEHHT; the protein is encoded by the coding sequence GTGCCCCACCGTAACGCCCCCCTGACCCCCACCGGGCGCCTGCGACTCGCCCGATGCGTCGTCCAGGACGGATGGACCCGCCGCCAAGCCGCCGAACGCTTCAACGTCGCCCCCAAGACCGCCCACAAATGGGCCGCCCGCTACCGCGACGAAGGCGAGACCGGCATGGCCGACCGGCCCAGCCGCCCGCACCGCCAACCCAGCCGCACCAGCGCCGAGACCGAAGACGACGTGGTCCGGCTGCGCCGCAAGCACCGCCTGGGACCGGCACGCCTGGCCACCCGCACCCGGGTGGCCGCCTCCACCGCTCATCGCATCCTGGCCCGCCGCGGCCTGCCGCCCCTGGCCGCCACCGACCGGGCCACCGCAGAGCCCGTGCGCCGCTACGAGCGCGACCGCCCCGGCGAGCTGGTCCACGTCGACGTCAAAAAGCTCGGACGCATCCCCGACGGCGGGGGATGGCGCGCCCTGGGCCGGGCCGCCGCCCGGCCCAACAAGGCATCTGCGGGCACCGCCTTCCTGCACACCGCCCTGGACGACCGCTCCCGCCTGGCCTACTCGGAGATCCTGGCCGACGAAAAGGCCGCGACCTGCGCCGGCTTCCTGCGCCGGGCCGCGGCCTGGTTCCACGGCCACGGTGTGCGCGTGCAACGAGTGCTGACCGACAACGCCTGGGCCTACTCCAAGACCACCTGGCGCCAAATCTGTTCGGAGTTGGGGATCTCGCCGAGGTGGACCCGGCCCTGGCGGCCCCAAACCAACGGCAAGGTCGAACGTTTCCACCAGACCCTGGCCCAGGAGTGGGCCTACACCCGCCCCTACGCCTCAGAGGCCGAGCGCCAGGCCGCTTATCCTGCTTTCCTGGACTGGTACAACTACCATCGCCCCCACACCGGGATCGGCGGCCGAACACCCGCCGAGCGCGTTCCCAACCTCTCAGAACATCACACCTAA
- a CDS encoding FIST signal transduction protein produces MATFGEALATGADLVSAAERAVLRAVAPLDGPVDLLCFFVCGEDPDEVVLAGERVMAHGGGAVAVGCSATGVIGEGRGVEEQGAVSVWAARLPGVTLTPFRLDVVPEEDHLAVVGMHEPTPSDRAALLLANPYEFPAQSFVEQSTTALGGLPLVGGLADGMRGQDSVRLFLEGEVADSGAVGLILGGDNVVGTMVSQGCRPIGPAMAVTKAEGNTIVELAGAPAYEKVEGVINALPEEEQELASLGLHIGIAMDEYAERHEHGDFLVRAVVGADPDEGTLTIGDMVEVGQTVRFQVRDRDTADTDLAQRLRAFEESAPGRTDSVLLFSCNGRGVSMFATADHDVRAVRQTLGTDNVSGFFAAGEIGPVAGGNHLHGFTACLLAFAR; encoded by the coding sequence GTGGCCACGTTCGGCGAAGCTCTGGCTACGGGTGCCGACCTGGTGAGCGCGGCTGAGCGGGCGGTACTGCGCGCGGTGGCGCCGCTCGACGGGCCCGTGGACCTCCTGTGTTTCTTCGTCTGCGGCGAGGACCCGGACGAGGTGGTGCTCGCGGGGGAACGCGTCATGGCCCACGGCGGGGGCGCCGTGGCGGTGGGGTGCAGCGCCACCGGCGTCATCGGCGAGGGGCGCGGGGTCGAGGAACAGGGGGCGGTGAGCGTGTGGGCCGCGCGGCTCCCCGGCGTGACCCTCACCCCGTTCCGACTCGACGTGGTCCCGGAGGAGGACCACCTCGCCGTCGTGGGGATGCACGAACCCACCCCCTCCGACCGCGCGGCGCTGCTGCTGGCCAACCCCTACGAGTTCCCGGCGCAGTCGTTCGTGGAGCAGTCCACCACCGCCCTGGGAGGGCTGCCGCTCGTGGGCGGCCTCGCCGACGGGATGCGCGGACAGGACTCGGTGCGGCTGTTCCTCGAGGGTGAGGTGGCCGACTCCGGAGCGGTCGGCCTCATCCTGGGCGGCGACAACGTCGTCGGCACCATGGTCAGCCAGGGCTGCCGCCCGATCGGCCCCGCCATGGCGGTCACCAAGGCCGAGGGCAACACCATCGTGGAACTGGCCGGCGCTCCCGCCTACGAGAAGGTGGAGGGCGTCATCAACGCGCTCCCCGAGGAGGAGCAGGAGCTGGCCTCGCTGGGGCTGCACATCGGCATCGCCATGGACGAGTACGCCGAGCGCCACGAACACGGCGACTTCCTGGTGCGCGCCGTCGTCGGCGCCGACCCGGACGAGGGCACCCTGACCATCGGCGACATGGTCGAGGTCGGCCAGACCGTGCGGTTCCAGGTGCGGGACCGCGACACCGCGGACACCGACCTGGCGCAGCGGTTGCGGGCGTTCGAGGAGAGCGCTCCCGGCCGGACCGACAGCGTCCTGCTGTTCTCCTGCAACGGCCGCGGCGTGTCCATGTTCGCCACGGCCGACCACGACGTGCGCGCGGTTCGCCAGACGCTGGGAACGGACAACGTGAGCGGATTCTTCGCCGCCGGGGAGATCGGCCCCGTCGCCGGCGGGAACCACCTGCACGGGTTCACCGCCTGCCTTCTGGCGTTCGCGCGTTAG
- a CDS encoding sigma 54-interacting transcriptional regulator — protein sequence MSAVTSPHASHDWPTTLGALRASGHRHRSVGSEVRQNLHARLRSGEERFPGVVGFDTTVLPQLERALLAGHDVLLVGRHGQGRSRLLRAVAALLDEWTPAVAGCAVNDHPYAPVCPACREAAAEAGEDLPVVWRHRTERYNEKLCTPDTSVGDLIGDIDPVRLADGYPLSDPRAVHYGLVPRTNRGVVGVNELPELAAQLQVALLDVLEEREAHVRGHTLRLPLDVLVLATANPENPTRRGRIVAPLRDRFGAHVRTHYPEDPDAEAALIRQEARVDDGPDVPDHLMEIAARFVRLVRESPSVDERCGVSTRLGTDAVETAAASAARRGALTGEEHPVARVCDLEPAVDTLRDRVEFEAGEEERGREILTHLLRRATLDTFRNLLGDAELGELTGVFTGGATVASGPLVSSATLLDRLGPVPELAELTSRVRTPAADGDGSAEHDRGHTAAAVEFALEGLYLNRQLSRDTAHDGVVYRL from the coding sequence GTGTCTGCTGTCACGTCCCCCCATGCTTCGCACGACTGGCCCACGACCCTCGGTGCTCTGCGGGCGAGCGGGCACCGGCACCGCTCCGTGGGATCCGAGGTGCGCCAGAATCTGCACGCCCGGCTGCGTTCGGGGGAGGAGCGCTTCCCCGGCGTCGTGGGTTTCGACACGACGGTGCTGCCGCAGCTGGAGCGGGCGCTGCTGGCCGGTCACGACGTGCTCCTGGTCGGACGGCACGGCCAGGGCAGGAGCCGTCTGCTGCGCGCCGTGGCGGCGCTGCTCGACGAGTGGACCCCCGCGGTGGCGGGGTGCGCCGTCAACGATCACCCCTACGCGCCGGTGTGCCCCGCCTGCCGGGAGGCCGCGGCCGAGGCGGGCGAGGACCTGCCGGTGGTATGGCGGCACCGCACGGAGCGGTACAACGAGAAGCTGTGCACCCCCGACACGAGTGTCGGCGACCTCATCGGCGACATCGACCCGGTGAGGCTGGCTGACGGGTACCCCCTCAGCGACCCGCGCGCCGTGCACTACGGGCTGGTTCCGCGCACCAACCGCGGGGTGGTCGGTGTGAACGAGCTTCCGGAGCTGGCGGCCCAACTGCAGGTGGCGCTGTTGGACGTGCTGGAGGAACGCGAGGCCCACGTCCGCGGCCACACGCTGCGGCTGCCGCTGGACGTGCTGGTGCTCGCCACCGCCAACCCGGAGAACCCCACGCGCCGCGGCCGGATCGTGGCGCCGCTCAGGGACCGGTTCGGCGCCCATGTGCGGACCCACTACCCGGAGGATCCCGACGCGGAGGCGGCCCTGATCCGCCAGGAGGCGCGGGTGGACGACGGCCCGGACGTTCCCGACCACCTGATGGAGATCGCCGCCCGGTTCGTCCGGCTCGTGCGGGAGTCGCCGTCCGTGGACGAACGTTGCGGTGTCTCGACCCGGCTCGGCACCGACGCCGTGGAGACCGCGGCGGCCTCGGCCGCGCGGCGCGGCGCCCTCACCGGTGAGGAGCACCCGGTGGCGCGGGTGTGCGACCTGGAACCGGCCGTGGACACGCTCCGGGACCGGGTCGAGTTCGAGGCCGGCGAGGAGGAGCGGGGGCGGGAGATCCTGACGCACCTGCTGCGCCGCGCCACCCTCGACACGTTCCGGAACCTCCTGGGCGACGCGGAGTTGGGCGAGCTCACCGGAGTGTTCACCGGCGGGGCCACGGTGGCGTCGGGGCCGCTGGTCAGTAGCGCCACGCTGCTGGACCGCCTGGGCCCGGTTCCCGAGCTGGCCGAGCTGACCAGTCGGGTGCGGACTCCCGCCGCGGACGGGGACGGGAGCGCCGAACACGACCGGGGGCACACGGCAGCCGCTGTGGAGTTCGCTCTGGAGGGGCTGTACCTGAACCGTCAGCTCTCCAGGGACACCGCGCACGACGGAGTCGTCTACCGACTGTGA
- a CDS encoding vWA domain-containing protein: MDRYRYGRPPGSGLDRLAALALEELGRGVRRGATPREALHGLLRRGLQDTPGIDGVLEEARLRRERLLSAGHPDGTLTRARSLLERALRQERAVLSSDGGGAARLREVGLGSVPADVPAALRALADYRWRSAAARATFDRLWDLVYREIAEAWVPGAKEGLREAPPATEHRFRAMLAALTRMLEADARGASVDDAAFLAEYGDLLPRGPRDLDELVDLLARRAAALRRVLESVPPQRNAELRGLVAVGAEEAGIAGELERLSEALRARRPDLAFSGGRETTGPSPLGLGAATTVARELADLAEVEAALRSQDADAALERVDLAAVSRCLGDTAAEDLTRLGGLERRLREGGYLEGTRRRPRLTPRAVRRLGEAALREATAALEADPRNSAIRGCAGEPSGHSTGAALAARNAVGRERDPRGRLRLDPHDLAPATGGGHGGAAAVCLLLDMSYSMVRGEVWDSAKAAAMALNTLVSTRFPQDALRVIGFNDRAREIPGHELLGLAWEPVQGTNLQHALALAGRHLDRCPGFDPVVLVVTDGEPTAHLEPDGSVSFAWPPSPRTTEATLAEVDRMARREASLTTFLLSGDARLEDFARRARDRGGGRVVPTDGGELGGRVVRELLRRRR; this comes from the coding sequence ATGGACCGTTACCGGTACGGCCGGCCCCCCGGCTCCGGTCTCGACCGGCTGGCGGCGCTGGCCCTAGAGGAGCTGGGGCGCGGGGTGCGACGCGGCGCCACCCCGCGGGAGGCGCTGCACGGACTGCTCCGCCGCGGCCTTCAGGACACCCCCGGCATCGACGGTGTGCTGGAGGAGGCGCGCCTGCGGCGGGAGCGGTTGCTCTCGGCGGGCCACCCGGACGGGACGCTGACCCGCGCGCGTTCCCTGCTGGAGCGGGCGCTGCGCCAGGAGCGCGCCGTGCTGTCGTCCGACGGCGGGGGTGCCGCGCGGTTGCGGGAGGTGGGCCTCGGGTCGGTTCCCGCCGACGTCCCGGCGGCACTGCGCGCGCTGGCGGACTACCGGTGGCGGTCGGCGGCCGCGCGGGCGACGTTCGACCGGTTGTGGGACCTGGTGTACCGGGAGATCGCCGAGGCGTGGGTCCCCGGAGCGAAGGAGGGCCTGCGCGAGGCGCCCCCCGCCACGGAGCACCGTTTCCGGGCGATGCTGGCGGCGCTCACCCGGATGCTGGAGGCCGACGCCCGGGGGGCGTCGGTGGACGACGCGGCCTTCCTGGCCGAGTACGGCGACCTCCTCCCGCGGGGGCCGCGCGACCTCGACGAGCTGGTGGACCTCCTGGCCCGCCGTGCGGCCGCTCTGCGGCGCGTGCTGGAGTCCGTACCCCCGCAACGGAACGCGGAGCTGCGCGGCCTCGTCGCCGTGGGTGCCGAGGAGGCGGGGATAGCGGGAGAGCTGGAGCGGCTGTCGGAAGCGTTGCGGGCGCGCCGCCCGGACCTGGCGTTCTCCGGTGGCCGGGAGACCACCGGGCCGAGTCCGCTGGGGCTGGGGGCGGCCACCACCGTGGCCCGGGAACTCGCCGACCTGGCGGAGGTGGAGGCGGCGCTGCGGTCCCAGGACGCGGACGCGGCGCTGGAGCGGGTCGACCTGGCCGCGGTGTCGCGCTGCCTGGGGGACACCGCCGCCGAGGACCTCACACGGCTGGGCGGTCTGGAGCGGCGGCTACGCGAGGGTGGCTACCTGGAGGGGACGCGCCGCCGTCCGCGACTGACTCCGAGGGCGGTGCGCCGGCTGGGTGAGGCCGCCCTGCGGGAGGCGACGGCCGCGCTGGAAGCCGACCCCCGCAACAGCGCCATCCGCGGGTGTGCGGGTGAACCGTCCGGCCATTCCACGGGCGCGGCGCTGGCGGCGCGTAACGCGGTCGGACGCGAGCGTGACCCGCGGGGGCGGCTGCGGTTGGACCCGCACGACCTCGCGCCCGCCACGGGGGGTGGACACGGCGGCGCCGCGGCGGTGTGCCTGCTGCTCGACATGTCCTACTCGATGGTGCGGGGTGAGGTGTGGGACAGCGCCAAGGCGGCGGCGATGGCCCTGAACACCCTGGTCAGCACGCGTTTCCCGCAGGACGCGCTCCGTGTCATCGGCTTCAACGACCGCGCGCGGGAGATCCCCGGCCACGAGCTGCTGGGGCTGGCGTGGGAACCGGTGCAGGGCACCAACCTGCAGCACGCCCTGGCCTTGGCGGGGCGCCACCTGGACCGCTGTCCCGGTTTCGACCCGGTCGTTCTGGTGGTGACGGACGGGGAACCGACGGCCCACCTGGAACCGGACGGTTCGGTGTCGTTCGCGTGGCCGCCGTCGCCCCGGACCACGGAGGCGACCCTGGCCGAGGTGGACCGGATGGCGCGCCGGGAGGCGTCGCTGACGACGTTCCTGCTGTCCGGCGACGCCCGGTTGGAGGACTTCGCGCGGCGGGCCCGCGACCGCGGCGGGGGCCGGGTGGTGCCCACCGACGGCGGTGAGCTCGGGGGCCGCGTGGTGCGCGAGCTGCTGCGTCGGCGGCGGTGA